One stretch of Qipengyuania gelatinilytica DNA includes these proteins:
- a CDS encoding M10 family metallopeptidase C-terminal domain-containing protein, which produces MNYLTRAAEFDFADYADIGFRGLLLEQSPVVAQWPAMDAPQHNQGCSCAACCADKSDNANGGTVMAGGVDIPGDSTTTATIAVGDSLVDELETVGDTDWFKITLSAGESVLISLEGSGITPVSDTYLRLYDANGNLVAENDDGGSGLNSLLRFTANNPGTYYIEVDSYANNKTGEYTLSVEEAQPLEVFTVDQIADQLTAGYWGGTERSFDVGADGSLTVDFSALTAAEQDLVAEALALWTDVTGIQFVSVSSNAEITFQNTEDGAYSQSSRSGSQITSSIVNVGTDWVNTYGTTLDSYTFSTYIHEIGHALGLGHGGNYNGGASYANDALYLNDSIATTVMSYFTQTENTYFAQQGFSFAETTTPMIADVVAITNLYGFATSTRLGNTTYGFNSTSDRAIHDATQFANTSYTIVDSGGTDTLDYSGFTADQLINLNPEMFMNIGGLTGNVTIGRGSVIENAIGGSGADIIMGNGAVNFLFGNAGDDVIDGAGFADVLEGGDGNDVLLGGAGSDTMRGGNDNDTLDGSFGWDNLFGGAGNDNLSGGNGIDKLFGDGGDDTLDGGIGNDLLRGGGGKDTILGGDGNDVIKGEWANDTLRGGDGDDLILGGVGLDTIWGDNGADEIWGQAGQDTINGGGGDDTIYGGNDADTIRGESGNDTIDGGAGDDWIYGGTGNDILTGGLGDDVFVLSVFGADNVDTITDFSAGDKFGLDREQLFGTIEEEGLLSASAFRYGTTAQDADDRILYQWSTGKIFYDQDGVGGSDAVLVGQVAPQTALSAASFIAFGEALPPPFFAPEPKDDLSANSDMLLV; this is translated from the coding sequence ATGAATTATCTTACGCGCGCCGCGGAATTCGATTTCGCGGACTATGCAGACATCGGTTTTCGTGGCCTGCTTCTCGAACAATCGCCGGTTGTCGCGCAGTGGCCCGCAATGGATGCACCGCAGCATAACCAGGGTTGTTCCTGCGCCGCATGCTGTGCCGACAAGAGCGACAATGCCAATGGCGGTACCGTCATGGCCGGCGGCGTCGACATCCCCGGAGATTCGACGACGACCGCGACCATTGCAGTGGGCGATTCGCTTGTCGACGAGCTCGAAACCGTCGGCGATACCGATTGGTTCAAGATCACCTTGTCCGCTGGCGAGAGTGTCCTGATTTCGCTCGAGGGTAGCGGAATTACCCCTGTCAGCGACACCTATCTGCGCCTCTACGATGCCAATGGAAACCTGGTCGCTGAGAACGATGACGGCGGCAGCGGTCTCAATTCCCTGCTGCGCTTCACTGCCAACAATCCCGGCACCTATTACATCGAAGTGGACAGCTACGCGAACAACAAGACCGGCGAATACACGCTCTCGGTCGAGGAAGCGCAGCCGCTCGAAGTGTTCACCGTCGACCAGATTGCCGACCAGCTGACCGCCGGATACTGGGGCGGGACCGAACGCTCGTTCGATGTCGGTGCCGACGGCTCGTTGACGGTGGACTTTTCTGCCCTGACCGCTGCCGAGCAGGACCTGGTCGCGGAGGCGCTGGCGCTGTGGACCGACGTCACCGGCATCCAGTTTGTCAGCGTTTCGTCGAATGCCGAGATCACCTTCCAGAACACGGAAGACGGCGCCTATTCGCAGTCTTCGCGCAGCGGTTCGCAGATCACCTCGTCGATAGTGAACGTCGGAACCGACTGGGTGAACACTTACGGCACCACGCTCGATAGCTACACCTTCTCGACCTATATCCACGAGATCGGCCATGCGCTCGGTCTTGGTCACGGGGGCAATTACAACGGCGGCGCCAGCTATGCGAACGACGCGCTCTATCTGAACGACAGCATCGCCACCACGGTGATGAGCTACTTCACCCAGACCGAGAACACCTATTTCGCGCAGCAGGGCTTTTCCTTTGCGGAAACGACCACGCCGATGATCGCGGACGTCGTGGCGATTACCAACCTCTACGGTTTTGCCACCAGCACGCGCCTTGGCAATACGACCTACGGCTTCAACAGCACGTCGGACAGGGCGATCCACGACGCGACCCAGTTCGCGAATACGAGCTACACCATCGTCGACAGCGGCGGCACGGACACGCTCGATTACAGCGGCTTTACGGCGGACCAGCTCATCAACCTCAACCCGGAGATGTTCATGAACATCGGCGGGCTTACGGGTAATGTGACCATCGGACGCGGTTCCGTGATCGAAAACGCGATCGGCGGTAGCGGCGCGGACATCATCATGGGCAACGGCGCGGTCAATTTCCTTTTCGGCAATGCCGGTGACGACGTGATCGACGGTGCAGGCTTTGCCGACGTGCTCGAAGGCGGCGACGGAAACGACGTCCTTCTGGGCGGGGCTGGCAGCGACACGATGCGCGGCGGCAACGATAACGATACGCTCGACGGCAGCTTCGGCTGGGACAATCTCTTCGGCGGTGCGGGTAACGACAACCTGTCCGGCGGCAACGGCATTGACAAGTTGTTCGGCGATGGCGGTGACGACACGCTCGACGGCGGTATCGGCAACGACCTGCTGCGCGGCGGCGGCGGCAAAGACACCATTCTGGGTGGTGACGGCAATGACGTCATCAAGGGCGAATGGGCCAACGATACGCTTCGCGGTGGCGATGGCGACGACCTTATCCTCGGCGGCGTAGGCCTCGACACGATCTGGGGCGACAACGGAGCCGACGAGATCTGGGGCCAGGCCGGACAGGACACTATCAACGGTGGTGGCGGTGACGACACGATCTATGGCGGCAATGATGCCGACACGATCCGCGGCGAATCCGGCAATGACACGATCGATGGTGGCGCTGGCGACGACTGGATTTATGGCGGTACCGGCAACGATATCCTGACCGGCGGCCTCGGCGACGATGTCTTCGTCCTGTCGGTCTTCGGTGCGGACAACGTCGATACGATCACCGACTTCAGCGCGGGCGACAAGTTCGGACTGGATCGCGAGCAGCTCTTCGGAACGATCGAAGAGGAAGGGCTGCTGTCTGCATCGGCGTTCCGCTATGGCACCACCGCGCAGGATGCCGACGACCGCATCCTGTATCAGTGGTCGACCGGCAAGATATTCTACGACCAGGATGGTGTTGGCGGCAGCGATGCCGTGCTGGTGGGGCAGGTCGCCCCGCAGACGGCCTTGTCGGCAGCGTCCTTCATCGCCTTCGGTGAAGCTCTGCCCCCGCCGTTCTTCGCGCCTGAGCCCAAGGACGATCTGTCCGCCAATTCCGACATGTTGCTGGTCTGA
- a CDS encoding type I secretion system permease/ATPase, with translation MSLIAIPEKRLADWLAEPIKRNWRTYSKVAIAAALINIFGLASALFTMTVYDRVVPNAAYGSLLALSIGLGIILLFDFILKLLRAYFVDFAGARIDEEVGEDVFQRLLAMRLELRKGSTGQLTGMMRELETIRDFFASATLVAVVDLPFIIITLAVVAIIGGWVVAVPAAMVPLVILVGLGAQPALQRIAAKTLGQGLLKQSVLVETVGSIEHVKVSGADTMLRRRWKEAVREHSQSNLRQRLISSIGTTFATTAGMISYAGVVIVGVFAVANQNLTLGGLIACSILAGRAIAPLAQISQLLGRITSTRTAYRQVRQLMEQPVEGPATEPLKMGSTSGSIELRDVTFAYPGGTEPALEKVNIKINPGEHVALLGRVGSGKSTIARMMLGLYPPQDGMVLVDGIDIAQFDPFSLRSQIGSVLQEPALFSGSIRENIVLERPYIDDDEMLRASRVSGTDLFVSRISNGYDLTLVDRGEGLSGGQRQSIAIARALAGKPPIVVMDEPSSAMDAQTEADLINRLEDELKGRTMVVVTHRQPLLKLVDRIIIMDRGKVVADGPRDKVLEKLAQGKKQP, from the coding sequence ATGTCGCTCATTGCGATCCCGGAAAAGCGGCTGGCCGACTGGCTTGCCGAACCGATCAAGCGCAACTGGCGGACCTATTCCAAGGTCGCCATCGCCGCTGCGCTGATCAACATCTTCGGGCTTGCCAGCGCGCTGTTCACCATGACGGTCTATGATCGCGTGGTGCCGAACGCAGCCTATGGTTCGCTGCTGGCGCTGTCGATCGGCCTCGGCATCATCCTGCTGTTCGATTTCATCCTCAAGCTGCTGCGCGCCTATTTCGTCGATTTCGCCGGCGCGCGGATCGACGAGGAAGTGGGCGAGGACGTGTTCCAGCGCCTGCTCGCCATGCGCCTCGAACTGCGCAAGGGTTCGACCGGTCAGCTTACCGGCATGATGCGCGAGCTGGAAACGATCCGCGACTTCTTCGCCTCCGCGACGCTGGTGGCCGTGGTCGACCTGCCCTTCATCATCATCACCCTTGCCGTAGTCGCGATCATCGGCGGCTGGGTTGTGGCCGTACCGGCTGCCATGGTGCCGCTGGTCATCCTCGTCGGTCTCGGCGCGCAGCCTGCGCTCCAGCGCATCGCCGCAAAGACCCTCGGACAGGGCCTGCTCAAGCAATCGGTGCTGGTCGAGACCGTCGGCAGCATCGAACACGTGAAGGTGTCCGGCGCCGACACCATGCTGCGCCGCCGCTGGAAGGAGGCTGTGCGCGAGCATTCGCAGAGCAATCTTCGCCAGCGCCTTATCTCTTCCATCGGGACGACCTTCGCGACCACCGCTGGCATGATCAGCTATGCCGGTGTGGTGATCGTTGGCGTGTTCGCGGTGGCGAACCAGAACCTGACGCTTGGCGGTCTGATCGCCTGCTCGATCCTTGCAGGGCGCGCGATTGCGCCGCTCGCGCAGATCAGCCAGCTGCTTGGCCGCATTACCTCGACGCGCACCGCCTATCGCCAGGTTCGCCAGCTCATGGAACAGCCAGTCGAAGGACCTGCAACCGAGCCTTTGAAGATGGGTTCGACTTCCGGCTCGATCGAGCTGCGCGACGTGACTTTCGCTTATCCCGGCGGGACGGAGCCAGCGCTCGAAAAGGTCAATATCAAGATCAATCCGGGCGAACATGTCGCGCTGCTGGGCCGCGTGGGTTCGGGCAAGTCGACCATCGCGCGCATGATGCTCGGCCTCTATCCGCCGCAAGATGGCATGGTGCTGGTCGACGGCATCGATATCGCGCAATTCGATCCCTTCTCGCTGCGCTCGCAGATCGGCTCGGTGCTGCAGGAGCCCGCGCTGTTCTCCGGTTCGATCCGCGAGAATATCGTGCTCGAAAGGCCTTATATCGACGACGATGAGATGCTGCGCGCATCGCGCGTGTCGGGCACCGACCTCTTCGTATCGCGGATTTCGAACGGTTACGATCTCACGCTGGTCGACCGCGGCGAGGGGCTTTCGGGCGGCCAGCGCCAGTCGATCGCCATTGCACGCGCTCTTGCAGGCAAGCCGCCGATCGTCGTCATGGACGAACCTTCGAGCGCGATGGATGCGCAGACCGAAGCCGACCTCATCAACCGTCTCGAAGACGAGCTCAAGGGGCGCACGATGGTCGTCGTGACCCACCGGCAGCCGCTGTTGAAGCTGGTCGATCGCATCATCATCATGGATCGCGGCAAGGTCGTGGCCGACGGTCCGCGCGACAAGGTTCTCGAAAAGCTCGCACAGGGTAAGAAGCAGCCATGA
- a CDS encoding TolC family protein, protein MTLTSVLAMAGAVPVAAQDEAIQAGEDASLPEPEIKPLAIDFSADPVLALGNATAEPETFRIIIVSALEQSPVDREFRAREEVARAGVAEARSGYLPTVDVGLSGFRTIDRNFSNDPQNLIERSRPTKRVDFTLGYSQPLFDFGALNANARAANARLRAAGFDRQARAGEVAGDMVIAWTQVFGYQALVRLTEGFLAAQDGLDQAVETRIERGVSAEGDRARVASLRAQGQVQLAQARRQLAGAEARFEQLSGFAAPDRLLRPPLLDPTRISREYAVMAAENSAIVQSAEAVADAREEEASVADKQKLPNLTGRLDAGRYGIFEHDRDDYDVRGTLNLNWRVFGGGVWARARAADAEAEAADAVADRIREEAIRDASVAWSDVRAIEEQVAALEEAYKAARQSRDIVVARFGALRGSLFDVADAQNVYLNAATAYIRALTELDQARYILLLRTGRLLDVLEIEEEEVPI, encoded by the coding sequence ATGACGCTTACAAGCGTGCTGGCAATGGCCGGCGCGGTGCCTGTTGCTGCGCAGGACGAAGCGATCCAGGCCGGTGAGGATGCGTCGCTTCCCGAACCGGAAATCAAGCCGCTGGCCATCGATTTCAGCGCCGATCCCGTTCTCGCGCTTGGCAATGCGACAGCGGAACCTGAAACTTTCCGCATCATCATCGTCTCCGCGCTCGAACAGAGCCCGGTCGATCGCGAATTCCGCGCTCGCGAAGAGGTCGCACGTGCCGGTGTTGCCGAGGCGCGCAGCGGATACCTGCCGACGGTCGATGTCGGCCTGTCGGGCTTCCGCACCATCGACCGAAATTTCAGCAATGATCCCCAGAACCTGATCGAGCGTTCGCGCCCCACCAAGCGGGTCGATTTCACGCTCGGCTATTCGCAGCCGCTGTTCGATTTCGGCGCGCTCAACGCCAATGCCCGCGCGGCCAATGCCCGCCTGCGTGCCGCCGGTTTCGACCGCCAGGCGCGGGCCGGCGAAGTCGCGGGCGACATGGTGATCGCATGGACCCAGGTCTTCGGCTACCAGGCGCTGGTGCGGCTGACCGAAGGCTTCCTGGCCGCGCAGGACGGACTGGACCAGGCCGTCGAAACGCGCATCGAGCGCGGTGTGTCGGCCGAAGGCGACCGTGCACGCGTGGCATCCTTGCGCGCGCAGGGGCAAGTGCAGCTCGCGCAGGCCCGCCGCCAGCTTGCCGGTGCCGAGGCGCGTTTCGAACAGTTGAGCGGTTTTGCAGCGCCCGACCGGCTGCTGCGTCCGCCGCTGCTCGATCCCACCCGTATTTCCCGCGAGTACGCCGTGATGGCGGCCGAGAATTCCGCCATCGTCCAGAGCGCCGAAGCGGTTGCCGATGCGCGCGAGGAAGAAGCTAGCGTCGCAGACAAGCAGAAGCTGCCCAATCTCACCGGACGCCTCGATGCCGGGCGTTACGGCATCTTCGAACACGATCGCGACGATTACGACGTGCGCGGCACGCTCAATCTCAATTGGCGGGTATTCGGCGGCGGCGTTTGGGCCAGGGCCCGTGCAGCCGATGCCGAAGCCGAGGCCGCCGACGCGGTAGCCGATCGTATCCGCGAAGAGGCGATCCGCGACGCATCGGTTGCATGGTCCGATGTCCGCGCCATTGAGGAACAGGTTGCTGCCCTCGAAGAAGCCTACAAGGCTGCGCGCCAGTCGCGCGATATCGTGGTGGCGCGCTTTGGGGCGCTGCGCGGTTCGCTGTTTGATGTGGCTGATGCGCAGAATGTCTATCTTAATGCAGCGACTGCCTATATCCGCGCCCTGACGGAGCTGGACCAGGCCCGCTACATCCTGCTCCTGCGCACCGGGCGTTTGCTCGACGTGCTCGAAATCGAGGAAGAAGAGGTGCCGATTTGA
- a CDS encoding HlyD family type I secretion periplasmic adaptor subunit — MNMVPANPQHEPEVIEAQEPERHIEDMVAEIEPGAASKVLFWGITIFFAVFLIWAAFAEIDRTVRGMGRVISSSELQVVSSLEGGILEDILVRPGDTVTADQPLLRLDPTETGANLGSTSATALALDMKVARLTAEVTGRAPRYPEPANAEAARQLEVERSLYSSRQANLRSALSAGQAQLERARQSVAEAEAAIASRQSTLTRAESELAAIRPLVENGIEPRMTLTRAEADASSARSDLAGARAMLGRAQAQVAEAGANLSRIRQDWREQAASELAATQAEYEARASTLPALQERLQRTTLRAPIDGKVSRVLVTTRGSPVNPGEPLVELVADEDSLLIEARVSPQDIGNVRIGQSAKVGITAYDQAVYGSLEGEVTTISPDSIQDPQSGEIYYLVRVATQANALEGPGGQELAIGPGMIADISLLGDKRTVLQYILTPITRLSETAFRE; from the coding sequence ATGAACATGGTCCCCGCAAACCCCCAGCACGAGCCCGAAGTGATCGAGGCACAGGAGCCCGAGCGCCATATCGAGGACATGGTCGCCGAGATCGAACCGGGTGCGGCCTCCAAGGTCCTGTTCTGGGGGATCACGATCTTTTTCGCGGTCTTCCTGATCTGGGCAGCCTTCGCCGAGATCGACCGTACGGTGCGCGGTATGGGCCGCGTTATTTCAAGCAGCGAGCTCCAGGTGGTTTCGAGCCTGGAAGGCGGTATCCTCGAGGACATCCTAGTGAGGCCCGGTGACACGGTCACGGCCGACCAGCCCCTGCTCCGCCTCGATCCGACCGAGACCGGTGCGAACCTTGGCAGTACATCTGCAACCGCTCTCGCGCTCGACATGAAGGTCGCGCGCCTCACTGCCGAAGTGACGGGCCGTGCGCCGCGCTATCCCGAACCGGCCAATGCGGAGGCGGCTCGCCAGCTGGAGGTAGAGCGCTCGCTCTACTCCTCGCGGCAGGCGAACCTTCGCAGCGCGCTATCTGCCGGGCAGGCGCAGTTGGAGCGCGCCCGCCAGAGCGTCGCGGAGGCCGAAGCGGCGATCGCATCGCGCCAGAGCACGCTGACCCGCGCCGAAAGCGAACTGGCCGCAATCCGGCCGCTGGTCGAAAACGGTATCGAACCGCGCATGACGCTGACCCGGGCCGAGGCGGACGCTTCGAGCGCACGTAGCGATCTTGCAGGCGCACGGGCCATGCTCGGCCGCGCACAGGCCCAGGTCGCGGAAGCCGGGGCCAACCTTTCCCGCATCCGTCAGGACTGGCGCGAGCAGGCCGCAAGCGAGCTGGCTGCGACGCAGGCAGAGTACGAGGCCCGCGCGAGCACGCTTCCCGCCCTGCAGGAGCGCCTCCAGCGCACCACGCTGCGCGCCCCGATCGACGGCAAGGTCAGCCGCGTACTCGTCACCACGCGCGGAAGCCCGGTCAATCCGGGCGAGCCGCTGGTCGAACTGGTGGCCGACGAGGACAGCCTGCTGATCGAAGCGCGCGTGTCGCCGCAGGACATCGGCAACGTCCGCATCGGACAGTCCGCGAAGGTCGGGATCACGGCTTACGACCAGGCGGTCTACGGCTCGCTCGAGGGCGAGGTCACGACCATCTCCCCAGACTCGATCCAGGATCCGCAATCGGGCGAGATCTATTATCTCGTCCGTGTCGCAACGCAGGCCAATGCGCTGGAGGGGCCGGGCGGGCAGGAACTGGCGATCGGGCCGGGCATGATCGCCGACATCAGCCTGCTGGGGGACAAGCGCACGGTTCTTCAGTACATCCTGACGCCGATCACGCGCCTTAGCGAGACCGCCTTCCGCGAATAG